One region of Armigeres subalbatus isolate Guangzhou_Male chromosome 3, GZ_Asu_2, whole genome shotgun sequence genomic DNA includes:
- the LOC134222441 gene encoding uncharacterized protein K02A2.6-like, with protein sequence MWEAWNRYIENFEIAATLNNANDPVRRSQLLFLSVGEELQGIIRAAKLRPSLTDANCYHSFVNNIKNYLQSMTDSAAEHEAFSNMKQENAESAIAFHARLMAPKGLRNKELVKAARTYGYDTKYVVQAATRDEAYQAETTASESPEVYTVSRRTPHSQSQGQSRNDNQRRRRTYPWDRRYTAKQPRVDEQGFRRETNNRGYRSRCPRCNQNPHNNYPCPALKRKCNSCREFGHYAIVCRKRAVQHLEMANDESPKQENAFHDNQHVNTLSLEDVLVNCQLGKSAPIKFLVDSGADANVIGGAEWILLQKQLEQGNTNINVLENVGSKGLHAYGTTSPMVVECLLEAKVTVVGSASRPQVATFHVVPKGRRSLLGRSTASDLGLLQVGLNLHNVETSKPEKFPKMPGVKIRFSVDKAVPPVKNAYYNVPAAYRVAAKQRLEEMEKSGIIEKVTSAPNWISGMSAVAKGKDDFRLVVNMRAPNKAINREYFRLPLLEEMKVKLHGSKCFTKLDLSNAFYHLELSKESRDLTTFITESGMYRFTRLMFGVNCAPEVFQREMTRILENVENIIVYIDDILIFASNFEELHKTVNQVLQILRANNLTLNAKKCEFDKTQLKFLGHQLDAEGFHVDEEKIRSIRQFREPATISELRSFLGLASFISAHVKNFADITSPLWTITTAKSWTWGYEQSQAFQLIKEKILQNCVTLGYFSENDRTILYTDASPIALGAVLVQNNKDGSSRIISYASKSLTTTERRYAQNQREALAAVWAVEHFSYFLLGRKFTLRTDAQGVSFILNRSREESKRALTRADGWALRLSPYRYDVEYIRGADNIADPPSRLYNGNDVAFDDDTSPWEIASLEANSVGFLTDEEIKAATFEDPILQNVMCSLKSGKWPLHLRQFQLVESDLTTRDQILVKTGCVVIPTALRRKTLDLAHHGHPSAAKLKSILRQRVWWPGMAAEAQQLVETCETCAVNGKPEKPTPMQRIFAPRAVWETIALDFNGPYVKFGEVYILVIVDYRSRYLIARPVKSTGFMHTRKVLEDIFDREGIPKSIKTDNGPPFNGEDYKTTVPSVEYQRFSRPLFPQQNGLVEGYMKVINKAMVSATVNKTNYVEELREAIHAHNAAAHSVTRLPPEEVMSGRKIKRKLPLLEYEKVSIDEELLNDRDREVKLASKSGRTNDVELASAESNLAIK encoded by the exons ATGTGGGAGGCGTGGAATCGTTATATTGAGAACTTCGAAATAGCCGCTACTCTCAATAACGCTAACGATCCGGTCCGTCGGTCACAGCTCCTATTTCTTTCTGTTGGCGAAGAATTGCAAGGGATTATCAGAGCAGCAAAGTTAAGACCAAGTCTAACCGATGCTAACTGCTATCACTCGTTCGTAAATAACATCAAGAACTATCTACAGTCTATGACCGATTCTGCCGCCGAGCACGAAGCGTTTTCAAACATGAAGCAGGAAAATGCTGAATCAGCCATCGCTTTTCACGCTCGCTTGATGG CTCCTAAAGGTCTTAGGAATAAAGAACTGGTGAAGGCCGCTCGTACATACGGGTACGATACGAAGTACGTAGTGCAGGCTGCAACTCGCGATGAAGCATACCAAGCTGAAACAACAGCATCAGAATCGCCGGAGGTGTACACAGTTAGTCGCCGTACGCCACACTCACAAAGTCAAGGTCAAAGCCGAAACGATAATCAGAGACGCAGGCGAACTTATCCTTGGGACAGACGATATACCGCTAAACAACCACGGGTAGACGAGCAGGGTTTCCGACGTGAAACGAATAATCGAGGCTATCGTTCCCGTTGTCCAAGATGCAATCAGAATCCACACAACAATTATCCATGTCCGGCGTTAAAGAGGAAATGTAATTCTTGTCGCGAATTCGGACACTACGCAATCGTTTGTCgcaagagagctgtccaacaCCTCGAGATGGCTAATGACGAGTCCCCCAAGCAGGAGAATGCATTCCATGATAATCAG CATGTTAACACACTCTCTCTGGAAGACGTATTGGTGAATTGCCAGTTAGGGAAATCCGCCCCTATCAAGTTCCTAGTTGATTCAGGTGCGGATGCAAATGTCATCGGTGGTGCGGAATGGATTCTTTTGCAGAAGCAACTCGAACAGGGTAACACTAACATAAACGTTCTCGAAAACGTCGGATCGAAAGGTCTTCATGCATATGGCACGACATCACCAATGGTTGTCGAATGTCTCCTTGAAGCGAAAGTTACAGTAGTCGGGAGCGCATCACGGCCCCAGGTTGCGACGTTTCATGTTGTTCCGAAAGGAAGAAGATCGCTTCTTGGAAGATCCACTGCAAGTGATTTGGGATTATTACAGGTTGGACTGAATCTCCACAATGTGGAAACATCCAAGCCTGAGAAGTTTCCGAAAATGCCGGGCGTAAAAATTAGGTTTAGTGTTGATAAAGCTGTGCCTCCGGTAAAAAACGCCTACTATAACGTCCCGGCCGCCTATCGAGTAGCAGCGAAACAACGACTAGAAGAAATGGAAAAAAGTGGTATAATTGAAAAAGTAACATCGGCTCCAAACTGGATCAGTGGAATGTCCGCTGTCGCGAAAGGAAAGGACGATTTTCGTTTAGTGGTTAACATGAGGGCTCCGAATAAGGCAATCAACCGCGAATATTTCCGCTTGCCTCTACTGGAGGAAATGAAAGTGAAACTCCATGGCTCGAAATGTTTCACCAAACTGGATTTGAGCAACGCATTCTATCACCTCGAACTTAGCAAAGAGTCTCGGGACCTAACAACCTTTATTACTGAAAGTGGCATGTACCGCTTTACCAGGCTAATGTTCGGGGTGAACTGTGCGCCCGAAGTTTTTCAGCGGGAAATGACGCGAATTCtcgaaaatgttgaaaatataaTTGTTTATATCGACGACATTCTTATTTTCGCATCTAACTTTGAGGAGCTACACAAAACAGTTAATCAAGTCTTGCAGATATTACGAGCTAACAATTTGACGTTGAATGCAAAAAAGTGCGAGTTTGACAAGACGCAGCTCAAATTTCTGGGTCATCAACTTGATGCAGAAGGATTCCATGTGGACGAAGAGAAAATTCGAAGCATCCGCCAATTTCGAGAGCCTGCAACTATTTCCGAGTTACGTAGTTTCCTTGGACTGGCATCCTTCATAAGCGCACACGTGAAAAACTTCGCGGATATCACAAGCCCCTTATGGACCATCACTACTGCGAAGTCTTGGACGTGGGGTTATGAACAAAGCCAAGCGTTTCAACTGATCAAAGAGAAAATTCTGCAGAATTGTGTCACTTTAGGATACTTCTCAGAAAACGACAGGACAATCTTATACACTGATGCTTCGCCGATAGCATTGGGAGCGGTTTTGGTTCAAAATAACAAAGATGGATCATCGAGAATCATCAGCTACGCATCAAAGTCACTGACTACGACGGAAAGAAGATACGCCCAGAACCAGCGAGAAGCTCTCGCTGCAGTTTGGGCAGTAGAACACTTTTCGTATTTTCTATTAGGACGAAAATTCACGCTAAGGACTGACGCACAGGGGGTATCATTCATATTAAACCGGTCACGAGAGGAATCAAAAAGAGCCTTAACGCGAGCGGATGGTTGGGCGTTGAGATTAAGTCCGTATCGTTACGATGTGGAGTACATTCGAGGGGCAGATAATATCGCCGATCCGCCTTCACGCCTTTATAATGGCAATGATGTCGCCTTCGATGATGATACAAGCCCTTGGGAAATTGCATCTCTTGAAGCAAACTCTGTTGGCTTTCTGACGGATGAAGAAATTAAAGCTGCTACATTTGAAGATCCCATTCTACAAAACGTAATGTGCTCCCTCAAGTCGGGGAAATGGCCTCTACACTTGAGACAATTCCAGCTCGTAGAATCTGACTTGACGACTCGAGACCAAATTTTAGTGAAGACCGGTTGCGTTGTTATCCCGACAGCACTTAGAAGGAAGACACTGGATCTGGCTCACCATGGTCACCCATCAGCTGCAAAATTGAAGAGCATTTTGAGACAACGTGTTTGGTGGCCCGGAATGGCAGCTGAAGCACAACAGTTGGTTGAAACCTGTGAAACTTGCGCAGTAAACGGTAAACCTGAAAAGCCCACTCCAATGCAGCGCATTTTTGCACCTAGAGCTGTTTGGGAGACAATAGCGTTGGACTTCAATGGGCCATACGTAAAATTCGGGGAAGTTTACATACTAGTTATTGTAGACTACAGATCAAGGTACCTAATTGCTCGTCCCGTCAAGTCAACGGGTTTCATGCATACGCGAAAGGTTCTGGAAGACATCTTCGATCGAGAAGGCATACCGAAATCGATTAAAACAGACAACGGCCCTCCGTTCAATGGGGAAGATTATAAAACTACTGTGCCGAGCGTGGAATATCAACGATTTTCTCGACCCTTATTCCCTCAACAAAACGGACTTGTTGAGGGGTATATGAAAGTCATAAACAAAGCTATGGTAAGTGCGACTGTTAATAAAACCAACTATGTTGAGGAGTTGCGTGAAGCGATACACGCACATAACGCTGCAGCACATAGTGTAACGAGGCTGCCCCCAGAGGAGGTCATGAGTGGTCGAAAGATAAAGCGTAAGCTTCCGCTATTGGAGTACGAGAAAGTGTCTATTGACGAAGAACTGCTCAATGACAGGGACAGAGAAGTAAAATTGGCTAGCAAAAGCGGGAGGACAAACGACGTGGAGCTCGCCAGTGCCGAGTCAAACCTGGCGATAAAGTGA